From a region of the Triticum aestivum cultivar Chinese Spring chromosome 7D, IWGSC CS RefSeq v2.1, whole genome shotgun sequence genome:
- the LOC123165855 gene encoding F-box protein SKIP31 isoform X2 — MADGKDLGAAAAAEPDHDEGQPDLEEEGELEAAAAGGGEEEEDVDVDGLASFLEFEILSGSSEEDPLDLEEGEEEKETRVNDEAKNGKRKQDSLSDGDGSGSEDEHQKRARKEKGKGKVLAEGPPQIDTGMFTNVPPELFLQIFKFLSSEDLISCALVCRFMNAAASDETLWRRLYCMRWGLSSNATSNAKLRECAWKSLYIQQDREDMVEFVRYTPTEFKEYYIQMQAAKRSQAPLPSEVNDDKIVLDKTVADQVSSWKSRRGLTDDAVKGHSCSGSTCYYKQIGDAYICEKTGRVHVCDDACREFVLDQASGLLVCTISGHCFERFLCPDDEWDTCDADQQQGGVTDEAEPFMGSGRFARAYQLGYSCADEKELEHALRFC; from the exons atggCCGACGGGAAGGACCTGGGCGCCGCGGCGGCCGCGGAACCCGACCACGATGAAGGGCAGCCGGATCTGGAAGAGGAAGGTGAgctcgaagccgccgccgccggcggcggcgaggaagaagaggacgTCGACGTCGACGGCCTCGCTAGCTTCCTCGAATTCGAGATCCTCTCCGGATCCAGCGAGGAAGATCCTCTCGAC ctggaggagggcgaggaggagaaggagacgAGGGTGAATGATGAAGCGAAGAACGGTAAGAGGAAGCAAGATTCGCTGTCGGACGGAGACGGCAGCGGCAGCGAGGACGAGCATCAGAAGAGggcgaggaaggagaagggaaaaGGAAAGGTTTTGGCAGAGGGGCCGCCTCAGATTGACACGGGCATGTTCACCAACGTCCCCCCGGAGCTGTTCCTGCAGATCTTCAAGTTCCTCTCCTCGGAGGACCTCATCTCGTGTGCCCTTGTGTGCCGCTTCATGAACGCCGCCGCATCTGACGAGACCCTTTGGCGCCGCTT GTATTGTATGAGGTGGGGCCTGTCCTCTAATGCTACCTCTAACGCGAAACTCAGGGAGTGCGCTTGGAAGAGCCTCTACATTCAG CAAGATAGAGAAGATATGGTTGAATTCGTGAGATATACCCCTACAGAATTCAAAGAGTACTATATCCAGATGCAGGCTGCAAAAAGGAGTCAGGCACCCCTTCCCTCAGAA GTTAACGACGACAAGATTGTTCTTGATAAGACAGTAGCTGATCAGGTGTCTAGTTGGAAAAGCCGCAGAGGCCTTACCGATGATGCAGTCAAGGGGCATTCTTGTTCTGGAAGTACTTGCTACTATAAGCAGATTGGTGATGCTTATATCTGTGAGAAGACTGGTCGTGTACATG TCTGCGATGATGCCTGTCGTGAATTTGTCTTGGACCAAGCTAGCGGGTTACTTGTCTGTACGATATCTGGGCACTGTTTTGAGCGATTTTTATGTCCTGATGACGAGTGGGACACTTGTGATGCT GATCAGCAGCAAGGTGGCGTGACTGATGAAGCAGAGCCATTCATGGGATCTGGACGATTTG CACGAGCTTATCAGTTGGGCTACAGCTGTGCCGACGAGAAGGAACTTGAGCACGCTTTGCGGTTCTGCTGA
- the LOC123165855 gene encoding F-box protein SKIP31 isoform X1, translating to MADGKDLGAAAAAEPDHDEGQPDLEEEGELEAAAAGGGEEEEDVDVDGLASFLEFEILSGSSEEDPLDQLEEGEEEKETRVNDEAKNGKRKQDSLSDGDGSGSEDEHQKRARKEKGKGKVLAEGPPQIDTGMFTNVPPELFLQIFKFLSSEDLISCALVCRFMNAAASDETLWRRLYCMRWGLSSNATSNAKLRECAWKSLYIQQDREDMVEFVRYTPTEFKEYYIQMQAAKRSQAPLPSEVNDDKIVLDKTVADQVSSWKSRRGLTDDAVKGHSCSGSTCYYKQIGDAYICEKTGRVHVCDDACREFVLDQASGLLVCTISGHCFERFLCPDDEWDTCDADQQQGGVTDEAEPFMGSGRFARAYQLGYSCADEKELEHALRFC from the exons atggCCGACGGGAAGGACCTGGGCGCCGCGGCGGCCGCGGAACCCGACCACGATGAAGGGCAGCCGGATCTGGAAGAGGAAGGTGAgctcgaagccgccgccgccggcggcggcgaggaagaagaggacgTCGACGTCGACGGCCTCGCTAGCTTCCTCGAATTCGAGATCCTCTCCGGATCCAGCGAGGAAGATCCTCTCGAC CagctggaggagggcgaggaggagaaggagacgAGGGTGAATGATGAAGCGAAGAACGGTAAGAGGAAGCAAGATTCGCTGTCGGACGGAGACGGCAGCGGCAGCGAGGACGAGCATCAGAAGAGggcgaggaaggagaagggaaaaGGAAAGGTTTTGGCAGAGGGGCCGCCTCAGATTGACACGGGCATGTTCACCAACGTCCCCCCGGAGCTGTTCCTGCAGATCTTCAAGTTCCTCTCCTCGGAGGACCTCATCTCGTGTGCCCTTGTGTGCCGCTTCATGAACGCCGCCGCATCTGACGAGACCCTTTGGCGCCGCTT GTATTGTATGAGGTGGGGCCTGTCCTCTAATGCTACCTCTAACGCGAAACTCAGGGAGTGCGCTTGGAAGAGCCTCTACATTCAG CAAGATAGAGAAGATATGGTTGAATTCGTGAGATATACCCCTACAGAATTCAAAGAGTACTATATCCAGATGCAGGCTGCAAAAAGGAGTCAGGCACCCCTTCCCTCAGAA GTTAACGACGACAAGATTGTTCTTGATAAGACAGTAGCTGATCAGGTGTCTAGTTGGAAAAGCCGCAGAGGCCTTACCGATGATGCAGTCAAGGGGCATTCTTGTTCTGGAAGTACTTGCTACTATAAGCAGATTGGTGATGCTTATATCTGTGAGAAGACTGGTCGTGTACATG TCTGCGATGATGCCTGTCGTGAATTTGTCTTGGACCAAGCTAGCGGGTTACTTGTCTGTACGATATCTGGGCACTGTTTTGAGCGATTTTTATGTCCTGATGACGAGTGGGACACTTGTGATGCT GATCAGCAGCAAGGTGGCGTGACTGATGAAGCAGAGCCATTCATGGGATCTGGACGATTTG CACGAGCTTATCAGTTGGGCTACAGCTGTGCCGACGAGAAGGAACTTGAGCACGCTTTGCGGTTCTGCTGA